DNA sequence from the Teretinema zuelzerae genome:
CGCCTCGGACCGTGAAAGCACGAAATGCTGCCGCTCCGATTCTCCGGCGGCGACCGCCCGGGAAGACAGGGCCGCGTTTATGCCCGCGATAATGCCCTGCCCGCCGGCTTCTTCGTAGCCGGAAGTGCCGTTGATCTGCCCGGCCGTGAACAAACCGGGAAGTCGCCGGGTTTCAAGATCGGGCGAAAGCTGCATGGGATCCATATAGTCGTATTCGACCGCGTAGGACGGGCGGGTAACCACCGCGTCCGCCAGGCCGGGTATCGTGCGCATGAAGCTGTCCTGGACTTCCTCCGGAAGCGACGATGAAAGTCCGTTGATATAGAGTTCTTCCGTCTCAAGGCCTTCCGGCTCCAGAAACAGCTGATGGCGTTCGCGTTCGGCAAAGCGCACAACCTTGTCTTCGATCGAGGGGCAGTACCTCGGACCGACGCCCTGAATTTTCCCCGAATACAGGGGAGAACGGTGGATGTTTTCCTGAATGATGCGATGAGTGTCCGCCGACGTATAGGTAAGCCAGCAGGGAACCATCGGCCGGTCAACCTGATCGGAGGAAAAGGAGAACGGCATAGGCTCCGGGTCCCCGTCCTGCCGCTCGAGGAGCGAATAATCCACGGTGGAGCTGAGAATGCGCGGAGGAGTGCCTGTTTTGAGCCTGCCCACGGCGAATCCCATCCGCCTCAGCGCGGATCCGAGGCCCTGCGCAGCTATTTCGCCGAGCCGTCCGTGGGGAGCCTCGTATTCCCCGATGAATATCTTCCCTTCCATAAAGGTTCCGGTCGTAAGCACGACCGCCCGCGCTCCGATGTCCCGCCCGCGCGACGTGCGGACGCCTCTGACGCGCGAATCGGCGATAAGGTCGATTACGGTGTCCTGATACACATGCAGGTTAGGCTCCAGCTCGAGAGCCTGCTTGGCGAGAAGCGAATAGCGGAATTTATCGGCTTGAACGCGGGGAGCCTGGACAGCCGGGCCTCTGCTCCGGTTCAACAGCCGGTATTGAATCATGGTCGCGTCCGCGAGAAGGCCCATTTCGCCGCCGAGGGCGTCGATCTCGCGCACTATATTGCCTTTGGAAATCCCTCCGATCGAGGGGTTGCAGGACAGTCTTCCGATGGAATCCAGCGTTTGCGTAATAAGCATGGTCTTCTGCCCCATGCGCGCAGCCGCGAGCGCCGCCTCTATGCCGGCATGACCGCCGCCGACGACGATCACATCATAATCAGTATATCGAAAACCCATAGGCGGCAGTATAGCGACCTGCGGGGACGGCTGTCCAGCTATAGGGATTTTAGTCCATCCTGACGACGCGGTCGGCAAGGACGAGGGCTTCCTCTTCGTCGTGGGTCACATAGATCGCCGTATACCCGAGCTCAAGCTGGCGTTCGCGCAATTCCGAGCGAAGGCGGCCGCGGAGGTTCGCGTCCAGGGCGGAAAGGGGCTCGTCGAAGAGAACGACCCGCGGACCGGGAGCCAGCGTGCGCGCGAGGGCGATCCGCTGTTTTTCGCCTCCGGAAAGGGACTCGATTCTGCGCCGGCCGAACCCCTGCAAACCGAAGCGCTCAAGCCACTGCGCGGCTGCCTCGCGGCTTTCCCTGCGGGACATCCCCTCCGAAATTAAACCGTATCCGATGTTGTCGTCCACGCGAAGATGCGAAAAAAGCGCATGCTCCTGAAACACCATGCCCACCGAGCGTTTCCCCGGAGGAACCGCCGCGATATCCCTGCCGTCCATCAGCAGCGTCCCCGAGTCGGGAGACAGAAAGCCCGCTATCATGCGCAGCACGGAGGATTTCCCGCAGCCGGACGGCCCGAGCAGGGCTATCGACTCTCCCGCTTTCAGCGCAAAGGAAACAGACACCCGTTTCATCGGCCACTGCTTTGCCAGCCCGACCGCCTCCAAAGACGCCCCTGACGGAGCCTTCGGCAGAGCTCCGCGCGATTCGCCGGTATTATTTTCGATCATAGAATTCACTCCTCGCCCGGGGACTCGAATCCCTCGCTATCCTGCAAGAAAAACACGAAGCCGCTGAGAAGCGCCAACAACACAGCGCAGGCGCAGGCTTCCGCGAACCGATACGAACCGACGAGCCGGTACAGCATCAGCGGCAGATTTTCAAACTTCGGAATGCTCAGCACCAGCGGCAGCGTCGCGTCTCCCGCGCTGATGGCGAATACGAGGGCGGCTCCTGAAAGAATGCCCTTCGCCGCGAGCGGCAGCGTTACCCGCGCATGCGCCTCCAGAGGGCTTTTCGAAAGAAGCAGGGCGGCGTCCATTACCGAAGGAGGAATACGGTCGATCGCTGCCCGGATCTGAGTCCACGCGAACGGCCAGGCCAGAGCCGAACCGGCGCATACCAGCATCCACACGCTGCCCCGGGGAACCAGCAGCCTCCAGCCGAAGCCCAGCATCACCGAGGACACCGCGAGGGGCGCCAGCGGAAGCATCGAAAGCAGCCTTCGCGGCGAGACGCGCTCCCATACGGCGAAAAAGGTCCCGGCGGCCGCGGAAACAAGTGCAACAGCCGCCGCCGTCCCGATCGTGGCGAACAGGGAAGGCGCGAAAGCGGGCCGGAAAAGCAGAGTCTTCCAGGCGGCAAGGCTCGCCGCGGACCGTCCCGTATACTGCCCTCCGGGAAAAAAGGAAAAAGAGCGGGCAACGACAAGCAGCAGGGGGCCGAGGAAGAATACGGCGATCGCAGCCAAAAAGACAACCGCGAGAGTCTTTTCCGTACGGGAGGCGAACCCGGTTCTCTTCGCCGGATTCCGGAATCCTGAAGCCCCTTCGGACAGTTTTTTCTGGATAGCCTGATAGGCGAACACGATGCCGAGGGCGCTGACCGTCTCGACGACGGCGATCCAGCCGGCCGCGCGATAGTCGAATCCGGCCCGTATCGCCAGGTACAGCTCTACCTCGAGCGTGGTGCCGCCGACCCCTCCGAACAGAAGCACGATGACGAAGCTGAAAAAACAATAGAGAAACACCAGCACGGACGAGGAGAGAACCGCTCCCGCCAAATGCGGAAAGGTCACCGTCCTGAATATCCTGAACGGACTCGCGCCCAAAAGCGCGGCGGCCTCCTCTTCCGAGGCGGGCAGGCGCTCCCAGACCCGCGAAACGGTGCGGAGCACGACCGGGAAATTATAGAGCCCGTGTGCAAGCACCACCCCGGAAAGAGAATATAGAAAAGTGACAGGCGGCTCTTCCAACCGGAAAATCCGCATCAACGCCGTATTCAAATATCCCTGCCGGCCGTAAAAAAGAACGAAGGCCAGAGCGATGATGATCGGAGGAATGCACAAGGGGATTCCGGAAAGGGAGAGCAGCAGTCTGCGTCCGGGAAATTCTCTGCGTGCCGTCAGAAACGCGGCGGGAACGCCGAGGGCCATCGCAGTCAGCGAGGAAAGCAGGGCCTGAAGCAGCGTGAAGCCGAGGGCTGAGAACAGCCGGGAGAAGCCGACTCCCGGCGCGCCTCCCGCCGGAGAATCGCTTCCCGACGCGGCTAAGAGCGCCGCGCCGGCAGGAATAAAAAACGATAAAAGCGCGGCTAGCAGGGCGGCGGCTCCGGCTCCGGCCGTCAGCAGGAGGATCATGCCGCCGGGGGCCGGCCGGCGGAGCGCACACCCCCGCATCGGGTTCAGTTTCATCTACCCAGAATCGATACGGCCTGATTGACCGCCTTGCCGACCGCGTCGACCGGCGCCGCAACGGTTTTCTCCGCGCGGGGAGCCAAGCGATAGGAAGCAGGCAGCTCGACGCTCGCGGAAACCGGGTACATCCACTGGGTAAGGGGCAGCACAGCCTGCGCCTCGTCGGTGAGCATGAAATCGATAAAGGCCTTTCCGCCCTCGGAATTCGCGGCTCTCTTTACCAGCCCGAGCCCTTCGATCTGCATCGCGTGTCCCTCGGGAAACACCAGGGCCTGATACCGTTCGGTCTGCTCGTATTCAAGGTGATAAGCGGGGCTCGTGGTATAGCTGATCACGAGAGGAGCTTCGCCTGAGGTGAACAGTCCGTAGCCGGTGTCCCAGCCGGGAGCGAGCGTCAAAACGTTGTCCTTCAGGCGGCTCCAGTAATCAGTCCACCGGTCGCCGTAGGCACCCATCGTCCAGGCAAGAAACCCGATTCCGGGGGTGCTGGTCCGCGGATCCATCAGAATGATTTTCCCCTTGTACTCGGGAGAACACAGGTCTTCAAGGTTTTCCGGGCGCCGCACCGAAGAAGCAGTATCGAAAATAAAGGCGAAATAGCCCCAGTCGTACGGCGTCAACAGCCAGTCGCCGGAGAGCAGCAGAGAGCTGTCGACAGCGTCGGAACCGGCAGGCTTGTACGCCGTTAAAACGCCGGCGGAACGCGCCGCGGGAAGAAGGTTGTTGTCGATCCCGACCAGCACATCGGCTCCCGGGCTCTTGCGTTCCATGACCGCGCGCGAAAGCACCTGGGCCGCGTCGCCGCAGGACACGAATTCGACGGTCATTCCGGTTTTTTCCGCGAACAGCCTGGCAAGCTCGGGAGCGGGCCCCCAATCAGCGGTGAACGAATCGTAGGCGTACACCGTGACCGTCTTTGAGACGTCGGCGTCGCTCTTTCCTCCCGCGGACAAAACCGCGGGAACCATCAATGAGAAAAATACTGAACATGCGCAGAATGAAAAAAGACGGGTCTTCATCACTCTCCCTCCGCCGGCATTACCCGGATCAGGTTGCCGGATCCGTACGGATCCGGGCGGGTTCAAGGCGAACCCGCTGGGGTATAATCTCAGTCATGTCGAACCCGCGCTTGCGGATTCCATAACACCCCCGGTCGGGCATACACTAGCGAAGGTTCGGGAAAAAGGCAATAGCCGGGGGCGAAATGACAGAGAGCCGATTTTCACGTATACTCGGGATTGAATCAGGGGGAACGCAAGATGCGCACAGTGCTCAGCATCGGATCGGCTTCGGTCGACATAAAGGCTTTCAGCTATCAGGAAGACGTACAAAACGCGTACCGCGAAGGAACGATCGATCTGGTGCCGGGAGGAGTAGCCCGGGGGATGGCGATAAACCTGCGCCAGCTCGGCTTCACGACCGCGATCTGCTCGGTCGTGGGCCAGGACATATTCGGCGAATACATACGAAAAAATCTGGAGACGGCGCAGGTCCGCACGGAGCTCCTGCGCACAAGCCCCAACGGAACCACAGCGCTTTTTTCCGTCATGGGAGCCCAGGGAGCGTCCTCGTCGTGCATATATTCGAACGCCATCCTTTCTCAAATCGCGGTGGACGCCGATTTTCTGCAGAAGGTCGAAGAACTAAAAATAGACACCTTCGTCATCGACTCGAATCTGTCGATTGAAACTCTCGAAGCCCTCTACGCCCTGAAAGCGGCGGGCAAAACATTCGGCAAGCATCCGCTCTTCGTCTTCCAGAACGCGACCTCTCCGGACATCGCGCGGAAAACCCTCCCCTGGGCGCCGCTGATAGACCTCTTCGGCGCGAACGAATTCGAAGCCGCCGCCATTCTGGAAGAAGCGCCGGGATCCCTGCTTCCGACCGAAGAAACAGCCTCGCGCTTCCGCGCTCTCGGATACCGCTCCTTCATAATCACCTTCGGCGACCGGGGAGTCCTCGTCGGGATCGGAGATAAAACCTGGATCGAAAAACCCTATATCCCGTCGAGCGTCGTGGACACCGTCGGCGCGGGAGACGCCTTCGCCTCGGGCTTTCTGTACGGCCACCTCAGGGGAAAATCGGAAAAGGCATGCATCAGATACGGCCTGGCCTGCGCCCGCGAAACCATCGCGACCAGGGAAACCGTCTGCGGGATCCTCACCGCCGAATTCCTGGAAAATTACGACCACCCATCCTGAAAGCATACGTTCTCCATGCGCTGGGCATCGGGAAGTTAGCGTTTCCGCGGACACGCGAAAAAAAAAGGCTGTCCCGCGGCATTCTGCAGGACAGCCTATCATGTTTTGAATCTATTTCGCGTTGCCCTTTCGCGCAACGCGGATCTGCATCAGACCGCCAAACCTGAGCATTCCCTACCGGGCCTAAACCAGGCGAGGAACTGATCTTTGATCAGTTCCTCGAGAAGAATGCGCGCTATCGCGCGTATTCTACAATTCTGGTTTCCCGTATGAGAGTTACCCGGATGCGTCCGGGATAGCGCAGATCGTTTTCGATCTTCTTGGCTATATTGCGTCCCAATTCCTTTACATCGGCGTCGGGAATCTTCTCGTTGTTCACGAGAACCCGGAGTTCGCGGCCGGCCTGAATGGCGTACGCTTTCTCTACTCCGGTGAATCCTTCGGCGATCGACTCCAGGTTTTCAAGCCGCTTCACGTAATTGTCTATGGTCTCGCGGCGCGCTCCCGGCCTTGCGGCTGAAATTGCGTCGGCGATCTGCACAAGAACAGACTCGATGCACGACGGCTCTACGTCGTTGTGGTGAGAACCGATCGCGTTGATGACGCGCGCGTCCTCGTTCATCTTCCGCGCCATCTCCATACCGACTTCGGCATGGTTCTGGTCGGAATCGTTCTCCGCGCCCTTTCCGATATCGTGCAGCAGCGCGGATCTCTTGGCGAGTTCGCGGTTCGCGCCGATTTCGGCGGCGAGCATTCCGGCTATCATCGCGACTTCCTTCGAGTGGTACAGGACGTTCTGTCCGTAGCTCGTGCGGAAGTACAAGCGGCCGAGAGCCCGTACGCCTTCCTGGCTCATGTTGTGTATGCCCAGATCGAAGAGGACTTTCTCCCCTTCTTCGTAAATCTTTTGCGAAATCTCTCTGGTAACCTTCTGCACGATCTCTTCGATGCGCGCGGGATGGATTCGTCCGTCGAGAATGAGCCGTTCGAGCGAAACCTTCGCGATTTCCTTTCTCACGGGATCGAAGCAGGAAATGACCACTGCCTCGGGAGTATCGTCGATAATGACGTCGACTCCGGTCAGCGTCTCGAGCGTGCGGATGTTCCGCCCCTCGCGTCCGATGATCCGTCCCTTCATTTCGTCGCTGGGAAGGCTTACCGTCGCTACGGTGATGTCGCTCGTAGTCTCGGTCGCGATGCGCTGTATCGTAGACACAAGCACGTCGCGGGCCTTTTTCTCCGAGGAAAGCTGCGCTTCCTGCTCGATCTTGTTGAGCAGAAGCTGCGCGTCGTGCTTCGCCTCGTTCTCAAGATCCTTGATAATAAGGGCTTTCGCCTCTTCTGATGTAAGTCCGGAGATTCGTTCAAGCTCCAGACGATACCGTTCTTCTTCTCCGTCGATGAACTTTTCCCGCTCCGCAAGATGTTTTTCCTGCTCGGCGATTTTTTCATCCTGCTTGTCCATCGTTTCAGTGCGTTTGTCTAACGCTTCTTCCTTCAGGGTAAGCCTGCGCTCATAGCGCTGCAGCTCGCTCCTGCGTTCACGATTTTCCCGCTCCTGCTGGTTTCTTTCCCGAATAAGCTGTTCTTTTGCTTCTAGAAGAATTTCCTTCTTTTGCGCTTCTGCTTCTTTAATTGCGTCCTGTTTTACACGTTCCGCTCTTTGTTCAGATGCAGATAGTTGAAATCTGGCGTACAGCCAGCGAATAGTCCATCCAAGAAATAAACCGGCAGCAGGCAGGACAACATACAATACATTCATGCGTATGCTCCTCTCCATTTTATAAGCTGTCAAACTAGATGATACAGGGGACAGCCCCTCGATGTCAAGAAAAAGTTTACTATAGAAGGAATTAGAGAATTCTGGCGCCGGTTGTTTACATCCTGAACTGCTCGCCGAGATATACCGATCGGGCGATTTCAGACGACAAAATGTAGTCCTTAGGCCCCTCTTCGACTATTTCACCCTTGTTTATTATGCATGCCCTGTCGGTGATTTCCAGCGTATCGCGGACGTTGTGGTCGGTTATCAGAATCCCGATCCCCTGGCCGGCAAGCCTCCGGATTATCTCCTTGATGTCGTGTACGGCGATCGGATCGATTCCCGCGAAGGGCTCGTCGAGCAGCAGAAACTTCGGCTCGATGGCAAGGGAGCGCGCTATTTCGGTGCGCCGCCGCTCGCCGCCGGAAAGAGTGTAGGCCTGCTGCTTGCGGTTCCCCCCGATGCCGAACTCGTCGATCAGGGAGTCGAGCCGGTATTTTTTCTCGTCCTTGGTAAGGTCACGCCTGGTCTCCAGTATGGCCCAGATGTTCTCCTCTACCGTCAATTTTCTGAATACGGAGGCTTCCTGGGGCAAATACGAAAGACCGGCCCGCGCGCGCTTGTACATCGGAAGAGAGGTGATCCTCAAATCGTTCAGGTAAATATGGCCGCTGTCCGGCCGGTAAAAGCCGACGACCATATAAAAGGAGGTGGTCTTTCCCGCGCCGTTCGGCCCGAGCAGACCCATGATCTCCCCCGAGTTCATCGAAAAGGAGACGTCGCGGACGGCATGCTTTTTCCTGAAAAACTTGTTGAGCCCTTCAACCCGCAATATGTCACTCATCGGAAAGCTCCTTTGCCCCGGACCCGTCGTCCGCTTTCGCCGGCTCGGCGGCCTGCCCGGCGTTCGCCTCCGGTTTTGCATCCGGCTTCGCCTCCGCCGCGTTTCCAGGCATCTCCGCGTCGGTCGGCGTCGCGTTTTCAGGCGGCTCCGCTCCGGGCGGCAGGGCGGAATCTGCTTTTGCGGCGGGCGTCTTCTTTTCCTTTTCCTTCGCGGTGTCTTTGAGGACGCCCCCGACAGATCCGTCAAGGGAGATGTATTCGGTATCAAGGTTTACCGTAATCCGGTCCGCGCGGAATTCGTCCCCGTCCCGGAGAACGACCGGCCTTCCCGTCAATTCAAGGAGAGAGGTCGTTCTGCGGTACAGGGCGAAGCCGGATGTGCAATCGATGTTCTTCCGCACCAGGCGGACATCGGACTGAAGCAGCGCGACCTCGGTATCCTGATTATACGAAATGACGGTAGCGGAAGCTTCCACGTCGTTGCGCGTATCGAAGAGCTTCGCGTCTCCCTGAAAAGTGGCGACTTCAAGCTCCCGGTCGTACATCAGGGTTTGCGCGGAAAACGAGAATTCCT
Encoded proteins:
- the mnmG gene encoding tRNA uridine-5-carboxymethylaminomethyl(34) synthesis enzyme MnmG, producing MGFRYTDYDVIVVGGGHAGIEAALAAARMGQKTMLITQTLDSIGRLSCNPSIGGISKGNIVREIDALGGEMGLLADATMIQYRLLNRSRGPAVQAPRVQADKFRYSLLAKQALELEPNLHVYQDTVIDLIADSRVRGVRTSRGRDIGARAVVLTTGTFMEGKIFIGEYEAPHGRLGEIAAQGLGSALRRMGFAVGRLKTGTPPRILSSTVDYSLLERQDGDPEPMPFSFSSDQVDRPMVPCWLTYTSADTHRIIQENIHRSPLYSGKIQGVGPRYCPSIEDKVVRFAERERHQLFLEPEGLETEELYINGLSSSLPEEVQDSFMRTIPGLADAVVTRPSYAVEYDYMDPMQLSPDLETRRLPGLFTAGQINGTSGYEEAGGQGIIAGINAALSSRAVAAGESERQHFVLSRSEAYIGVMIDDLVTLGTKEPYRMFTARAEYRLKLRHDTADERLTAKSWEIGLRRPEALDRLRKKLELRDGLTAQWDARRITTAEGSATPSLAKHIGKTCAEALRDPLVPVEDILSLEASFKSFPPAVRTAAELEIRYEHYIDAQDRRIDKLKKMDDTKIPSDFDYSGVSGLSKESMNKLKDVRPATLGQASRISGIRASDVMLLMVHLR
- a CDS encoding ABC transporter ATP-binding protein: MIENNTGESRGALPKAPSGASLEAVGLAKQWPMKRVSVSFALKAGESIALLGPSGCGKSSVLRMIAGFLSPDSGTLLMDGRDIAAVPPGKRSVGMVFQEHALFSHLRVDDNIGYGLISEGMSRRESREAAAQWLERFGLQGFGRRRIESLSGGEKQRIALARTLAPGPRVVLFDEPLSALDANLRGRLRSELRERQLELGYTAIYVTHDEEEALVLADRVVRMD
- a CDS encoding ABC transporter permease, whose translation is MKLNPMRGCALRRPAPGGMILLLTAGAGAAALLAALLSFFIPAGAALLAASGSDSPAGGAPGVGFSRLFSALGFTLLQALLSSLTAMALGVPAAFLTARREFPGRRLLLSLSGIPLCIPPIIIALAFVLFYGRQGYLNTALMRIFRLEEPPVTFLYSLSGVVLAHGLYNFPVVLRTVSRVWERLPASEEEAAALLGASPFRIFRTVTFPHLAGAVLSSSVLVFLYCFFSFVIVLLFGGVGGTTLEVELYLAIRAGFDYRAAGWIAVVETVSALGIVFAYQAIQKKLSEGASGFRNPAKRTGFASRTEKTLAVVFLAAIAVFFLGPLLLVVARSFSFFPGGQYTGRSAASLAAWKTLLFRPAFAPSLFATIGTAAAVALVSAAAGTFFAVWERVSPRRLLSMLPLAPLAVSSVMLGFGWRLLVPRGSVWMLVCAGSALAWPFAWTQIRAAIDRIPPSVMDAALLLSKSPLEAHARVTLPLAAKGILSGAALVFAISAGDATLPLVLSIPKFENLPLMLYRLVGSYRFAEACACAVLLALLSGFVFFLQDSEGFESPGEE
- a CDS encoding thiamine ABC transporter substrate-binding protein, whose product is MKTRLFSFCACSVFFSLMVPAVLSAGGKSDADVSKTVTVYAYDSFTADWGPAPELARLFAEKTGMTVEFVSCGDAAQVLSRAVMERKSPGADVLVGIDNNLLPAARSAGVLTAYKPAGSDAVDSSLLLSGDWLLTPYDWGYFAFIFDTASSVRRPENLEDLCSPEYKGKIILMDPRTSTPGIGFLAWTMGAYGDRWTDYWSRLKDNVLTLAPGWDTGYGLFTSGEAPLVISYTTSPAYHLEYEQTERYQALVFPEGHAMQIEGLGLVKRAANSEGGKAFIDFMLTDEAQAVLPLTQWMYPVSASVELPASYRLAPRAEKTVAAPVDAVGKAVNQAVSILGR
- a CDS encoding PfkB family carbohydrate kinase produces the protein MRTVLSIGSASVDIKAFSYQEDVQNAYREGTIDLVPGGVARGMAINLRQLGFTTAICSVVGQDIFGEYIRKNLETAQVRTELLRTSPNGTTALFSVMGAQGASSSCIYSNAILSQIAVDADFLQKVEELKIDTFVIDSNLSIETLEALYALKAAGKTFGKHPLFVFQNATSPDIARKTLPWAPLIDLFGANEFEAAAILEEAPGSLLPTEETASRFRALGYRSFIITFGDRGVLVGIGDKTWIEKPYIPSSVVDTVGAGDAFASGFLYGHLRGKSEKACIRYGLACARETIATRETVCGILTAEFLENYDHPS
- the rny gene encoding ribonuclease Y — encoded protein: MNVLYVVLPAAGLFLGWTIRWLYARFQLSASEQRAERVKQDAIKEAEAQKKEILLEAKEQLIRERNQQERENRERRSELQRYERRLTLKEEALDKRTETMDKQDEKIAEQEKHLAEREKFIDGEEERYRLELERISGLTSEEAKALIIKDLENEAKHDAQLLLNKIEQEAQLSSEKKARDVLVSTIQRIATETTSDITVATVSLPSDEMKGRIIGREGRNIRTLETLTGVDVIIDDTPEAVVISCFDPVRKEIAKVSLERLILDGRIHPARIEEIVQKVTREISQKIYEEGEKVLFDLGIHNMSQEGVRALGRLYFRTSYGQNVLYHSKEVAMIAGMLAAEIGANRELAKRSALLHDIGKGAENDSDQNHAEVGMEMARKMNEDARVINAIGSHHNDVEPSCIESVLVQIADAISAARPGARRETIDNYVKRLENLESIAEGFTGVEKAYAIQAGRELRVLVNNEKIPDADVKELGRNIAKKIENDLRYPGRIRVTLIRETRIVEYAR
- the lptB gene encoding LPS export ABC transporter ATP-binding protein, translated to MSDILRVEGLNKFFRKKHAVRDVSFSMNSGEIMGLLGPNGAGKTTSFYMVVGFYRPDSGHIYLNDLRITSLPMYKRARAGLSYLPQEASVFRKLTVEENIWAILETRRDLTKDEKKYRLDSLIDEFGIGGNRKQQAYTLSGGERRRTEIARSLAIEPKFLLLDEPFAGIDPIAVHDIKEIIRRLAGQGIGILITDHNVRDTLEITDRACIINKGEIVEEGPKDYILSSEIARSVYLGEQFRM
- a CDS encoding LptA/OstA family protein, coding for MKKCSISVALSLLLLCAYAATAEKTISFSAKTMSGNTGKKTESTVLEGSATVTVGTLTISGDRIELSGKDYRFVKATGTVNGKDTEKEFSFSAQTLMYDRELEVATFQGDAKLFDTRNDVEASATVISYNQDTEVALLQSDVRLVRKNIDCTSGFALYRRTTSLLELTGRPVVLRDGDEFRADRITVNLDTEYISLDGSVGGVLKDTAKEKEKKTPAAKADSALPPGAEPPENATPTDAEMPGNAAEAKPDAKPEANAGQAAEPAKADDGSGAKELSDE